Within the Hypericibacter adhaerens genome, the region CTCGGAGGCGCTGCGTGAGAGCGATCCGGTGCGCGCGGTCGAGCGGCTGTCGCTGCTGGCGCAGGGCTGGTCCGGCGGCACCCGCATCGGCGAGAGCCTGGCCGCCTTCAACCGGTTCCATGCCGCGCGCGTCCTCCATTCGCGCAGCGTCGTCATCATCCTCTCCGACGGCTACGACACCGGCGAACCCGCGGCCCTGGCGGCGGAGATGGCGGCCCTGCGCAAGCGGGCGCGGCGCATCGTCTGGCTCAACCCGATGATGGGCTGGAAGGACTATGCGCCGGTCGCGGGCGGCATGCAGGCGGCGCTGCCCCATATCGACCTCTTCGCGCCGGCCCACAATCTGGCCTCGTTGGCGGCGCTCGAACCCTATCTGGCCAGGCTCTGAGCGATGAAGCAGGCCGAGGACATCCTGGAGCTGGTTTCCGCCTACAAGGCGCGGGGAACGCCCTTCGCGCTCGCGACCGTGGTGCGCACCGTGGCGGCGACCGCGGCCAAGGCCGGCGCCAAGGCGATCATCACCTCCGATGGGCGCATGGCCGGCGGCTGGATCGGTGGCGGCTGCGCCCGGGCGGCGGTGCTGGCGGCGGCGCGCGAGGCGCTGGCCGACGGCAAGCCGCGGCTGGTCTCGATCCAGCCCAAGGACATCCTCGACGCCCAGGGCCTGCAGGCCGGTGAGATCCGCGAGGGCGTCGCCTTCGCCAAGAACATGTGCCCCAGCCACGGCACCATGGATGTCTTCGTCGAGCCGCTGCTGCCGCGCGCGGGCGTGGTGGTGCTGGGCGCGTCGCCCGTGGCGGTGGCGATCGCCGATCTGGCGCGGCGCGTCGGCTTCGCGGTCACGGCCGCGGCACCGCGCGCCGAACTCGAGGCCTTCAGCGATCTCGATGGCCGCATCGACGGCTTCGGCGTGCCGGCGAGGGGCCAGGGTTCGCGCTTCCTCGTGGTGGCGACCCAGGGCCGCGGCGACCTGGCGGCGCTCAAGGCCGCGCTCTCGACCGACGCCGACTATGTCGCCTTCGTCGGCAGCCGGGCCAAGGCCGCCTCCCTGCGCGAGCAGCTTCTGGAAGAGGGGCTGGAGCCGGGACGTATCGACCGGCTGCGGGCGCCGGCCGGGCTCGATCTGGGCGCGATCGGGCCCGAGGAAATCGCGCTGTCGGTGGTGGCCGAGATCGTCGAGGTGCGCCGGCGCGGCCAGCATGCCGCGCCCGCGATCAAGGCCGCCGCGCCGTCGTGATGAAGTGGGTGGAGGCGTAGAGGAAACGGCCTTCGGCGATGCGCCGCCGCTGGTCGGCCACCCAGGCCTCGACGATGGCCGGGTCCAGCGGGCTCGCGAGCGCGGCCTTGCCCACCGTGTCCGCGACCCAGCCATAGGTGCCGCCGTCCGTCACCACGACGGCTTCGGCCTGGACATCGACCTCCTTGAAGCCCGACTGCAGCAGCAGGCTGCGCATGCGCCGGGCGACCATGCCGTTGACCATGGAATCGGCGAAGGCGCGCGTCACCAGGCGGGTCGCCTGCAGCTCGCCCTCGAACAGGGCCGTGTCCCAATCCTGGTCCATGACCAGGATGCGGCCGCCCGGCCGCAGCACCCGGAACGCCTCGGCCAGGGCGGCTTCCGGGCGCTTGAGATGCATGAAGACCCGCTCCGCCCGATAGATGTCGAGCGAGGCGTTGGCCAGCGGCAAGGCGAGGGCGTCGGCGGTCTGGAATTCCACCTTCGCGCTGGCGGCGAAGGCGCGGGCCCGCGCGAGCGTGATGAACTCGCCGCTGATGTCGAAGCCGTAGACATGGCCGCCGGGATGCACCAGGGCGGCCAGCTCGCGGGCCGCCGTGCCGGTGCCGCAGCCGATCTCGGCGGCGAACATGCCCGGTCCCACGGCCAGCAGCTCGAAGGAACGCCGCCGGCGCGCGATGACCTCGGGCAGGCCGTCCACGCGGTCGAGGAAGGCGATGTATTTCTCCGCTTCGCCGGTCGCGTCGACCTGGTCGAAGCGGTTCAGGCCGATATAGCCGGTCTGCTCATCGCTCACGGCATCTCCTCTGGGCCTGGGGAGATTTCGCAGCCACAGGCGGGATCGCGGCCCGCCGCCGTTTTTCCCGCGTATCGATCGGAGATTTTACAACCTTTTGCCGAAGGGCGGTGCGCCGGCTTCGCCTTTCGATAGGGTTTTCATGCCAACTCGATGAAGCTTTTGTGAAATCAGGTGTTTTTCATCTGTCCTTAAACCAGCCAGACCGCATGGTTGCGGCCAATCACGGCGCGCGGCCTCCGGAAGCGCGCCGAAAAAATTGGCAGTACGAGTTCACGAATGAACGCAGCGAACGGCCAGGACATCGAGGAGCGGACGGTGGCCAGCATCGATCGGTTCGCCTTGCGAGTGGTGCCGGTCACGCCGGTGACCCGCTGCGCCGCCGTCTATGACCGTTTCTCCGCCGATGTCGACCTGATCGCGATCCCGGTCGTCGAAGAGGGGACGCCGGTCGGGCTGGTCTATCGCGTCGAGTTCGAGCATCGTCTCGCCCATGCCTATGGACGCGCGCTCTACGAAAAGAAGCCGATCGCGGCCTTGATGGATCGCGAGCCGCTGGTGGTGGAGCGCGGCATCGCGGTCGAGGCCCTCGGGCATCTCATCGCCTCCGACCGGCCGAGCGCGCTGCTGCGCGGCTTCATCATCACCGATGCCGGGCGCTATCTGGCGCTGGGCACGGCGCTCTCGCTGCTGCAGGCCTCGCTGGTGCGCTCCGAACAGCGTTCGCAGGAGCTGGAACAGGCCTATGCCGCCGCGGAATCCGCGAACCGCACCAAGTCGGGCTTCCTCGCCAATATGAGCCACGAGCTGCGCACGCCGCTCAACGCCATCATCGGCTTCGCCGAATGCATGCAGGACGAGGTGATGGGGCCGCTGCCGGAGCGCTACCGGAGCTATGCCGAGGACATCCTCACCAGCGGCAATCATCTCCTGGGCATGGTCAACGACCTCCTCGACATGGCGAAGATCGAGGCGGGACGCTACGAGCTGCGCGAAAGCCGGATCCGCGTCGCCGACACCATCGACAGCTCCATCCGGATCATGCACGAGACCGCCGCGCGCCATGGCGTGTCGGTGAAGACCGAGAACGGCCTCGGCGAGGGATTGCGCCTCAAGGCCGACGAGCGCGCGTTCCGCCAGATGCTGCTCAACCTTCTCTCCAACGCGATCAAGTTCACCGCCGCCGGCGGGGCGGTCCATATCCGCGCCAGCGATGCGACCAAGGGCGATCTCCTGGTCGAGGTCGAGGATAACGGCATCGGCATGTCGGACGAGCATCAGCAGATCGCCTTGACGCCCTTCGGGCAGGTCTCGGTCAATCTGGACCGGCGCTACGAGGGCACGGGACTGGGGCTGCCGCTGGTGAAATCCCTGATCGAGCTCCATGGCGGGCGGCTCGAGATCGAGAGCGCGCTGGGCCGGGGCACGCGGGTCGGCCTCTGCTTTCCGGCCCATCGCGTCGAGCGCGCGACGGGCGATCCGAGAAAGACCCTGCCGGCCGCCGAGTAACAGGCCGGTAACGGACAGGTCGTCGCACCCAACCCCGTTCCCCCATGCGGGTCCCCGCGCTACGGTGGACCCGACATAGGACAGGAAGCGGGGAGGAATAGTGTCCCCCGACACGAAACGAAGGCGGCTGGCCGCGATCCTCGCGGCCGACATTGCAGGCTATGCGCGGATGATGCGCGCCGACGAGGAGGGCACGCATCGCCGGCTGCAGGCGATGCAGAAGCACGTCGTCGGTCCGGCGATCGCGCTGCATCAGGGCCGGCTGATCCGCACCATGGGCGACGGGATGCTCATCGAGTTCGCCAGCGCCGTCGTCGCGGTCCGTTGCGCCACCACGATCCTGAGCGAAGCGGCGGTCCGCAACCGGGAGCAGCCGCGCGACCGGCGGTTCGACTACCGGATGGGCATCGATCTGGGCGAGGTCACCGCCGAGGAGGACGACGTCTTCGGCGAATGCCTCGATATCGCCGGCCGGCTCGAGCGGCTGGCGGAGCCGGGCAGCCTGCTGATCTCGGGCGCGGTCCATGAGCAGGCGCGCGGCCGCCTGGCCTACGAGTTCCAGGATATGGGGTTCCGCGAGCTGAAGGATTTCGGGCCGGTGCAGGCTTACCGGGTCGATGCCGGGCAGAGCCCCGGCACGACCGAGGCGGCCGAGCCCGAAAGCCTGACGCTGCCCGACAACCCCTCCATCGCTGTGCTGCCCTTCGTCAATCTCGGCAGCGAGCCCGACCAGGATCATTTCGCGGACGGCCTGACCGAGGACATCATCACCGGCTTGTCGCGCGTCAGCCAGCTCTTCGTCATCGCCCACAGCTCGATGCTCACCTACCGGGACAAGCTGCCGGACGTGCAGCGGATCGGGCGCGAGCTGGGCATCGGCTATCTGCTCGAGGGCAGCGTGCGGCGGGCCGGCCATCGTCTGCGCATCTCCTGCCAGCTGATCGAGGTGGCGACGCGCAACCACATCTGGGCCGAGCGCTATGACCGGCCGCTGGCCGATTTCTTCGAGCTGCAGGACGAGATCACGCGCAGCGTGGTGGCCTCGATCAAGACCCAGGTCATCCTCAAGGAGGGCCAGGCGGCCGAACGCAGGCCGGTGTCCGATCTCGGCCTCTGGGACCTGCTCAAGCGGGCCTGGCGGCGGCTCTACGACGCGACGCCCGAATCCCTGGCCGAGGCCGAGACCCTCACCCGCCAGGCGATCCGCGAGGATCCCTCCTGCGCCGTGGCCTATTGGATCCTGTCGGACGCGATCCTGCATCAGGCGCTGGTGGGCACGCCGGAAGGGTTGCCGGCCGCGGCTCTGCAGGCACAGGAGCTGGCGCGCCACGCGATCTCGCTCGACGAGAACGACGAGAACGCCCATTCGGCCCTCGGCATCGCCTGCCTCAATCTGGGGCTCCATGACGAAGCCGTCGCCGCCTGCCGGCGCGCGCTGGAGATCAATCCCAACTGCACCGTGGCCATGGGCCTGCTCGGTTCCAGCCTGATCTATTCGGGGCAGCCGGACGAAGGGATCGGCTATTCCGAGCTGGCGATCCGGGCGAGCCCGCGCGATCCGAACAATTTCTTCCGCTACAGCGATATCGCCGGCGGCCATTTCGCGGCCGGGCGCTACCCCGCCGCGATCGACAACGCCCAGCGCGCCATCCGCCTGAAGCCCGGTTATTTCGAAGGCTATGTCGTTGCCGCGGCCGCCCAGGCGCTGCTGGGCGACCTCAAGGCCGCCAGCCAGACCGCCGGGGAGGCGCGGCGCCAGATTCCCGATCTCACCATCGCCGGCGCCGCCGCCACCTACATGTTCCGCGATCCGGCCGACCTCGACCGGCTGAAACGGGGCCTGCGGCTGGCGGGCGTGCCGGAATAGGGATCGAGGCCTGGAGGCGCCCATGACCGACATGACCATCAAGCTGCGTGGTATTCCCGACACCAAGGCCTGCGTCGGCTGGGCGGGCGGACATTCCGTGGTCGTGGACCGGCCGGAGGGGAAGGCCGGCGGGCAGGGGCTGGGCTTCAATGGCGGCCAGCTCCTCGGGCTTGCGCTCGGCGGATGCTTCTGCAACGACCTCTATTACGTGGCCGAGGAGATGGGCATCGCGCTGACGGCGGTCGCCGTCGATGTGACGGTGACCTTCGAGGGCAAGCCGCTTCTGGCGACGGCCGCAGCACTGGCGGTTTCGATTGAAGCCGCGGACAAGAATGCCGATCTCGACCTGCTTCTCGGACGGGCGGGGGCGGTCTCCACCGTCGCCAATTCGGTCACGCAGGGATTTCCGGTCCGCGTCTCGGCGGCCCGGACCTGATCAGTAAGGTCCGGGGCCAAGGCGGACAGGCTCAGCCCGCTTTG harbors:
- a CDS encoding XdhC family protein, with amino-acid sequence MKQAEDILELVSAYKARGTPFALATVVRTVAATAAKAGAKAIITSDGRMAGGWIGGGCARAAVLAAAREALADGKPRLVSIQPKDILDAQGLQAGEIREGVAFAKNMCPSHGTMDVFVEPLLPRAGVVVLGASPVAVAIADLARRVGFAVTAAAPRAELEAFSDLDGRIDGFGVPARGQGSRFLVVATQGRGDLAALKAALSTDADYVAFVGSRAKAASLREQLLEEGLEPGRIDRLRAPAGLDLGAIGPEEIALSVVAEIVEVRRRGQHAAPAIKAAAPS
- a CDS encoding OsmC family protein — protein: MTDMTIKLRGIPDTKACVGWAGGHSVVVDRPEGKAGGQGLGFNGGQLLGLALGGCFCNDLYYVAEEMGIALTAVAVDVTVTFEGKPLLATAAALAVSIEAADKNADLDLLLGRAGAVSTVANSVTQGFPVRVSAART
- a CDS encoding methyltransferase domain-containing protein, encoding MSDEQTGYIGLNRFDQVDATGEAEKYIAFLDRVDGLPEVIARRRRSFELLAVGPGMFAAEIGCGTGTAARELAALVHPGGHVYGFDISGEFITLARARAFAASAKVEFQTADALALPLANASLDIYRAERVFMHLKRPEAALAEAFRVLRPGGRILVMDQDWDTALFEGELQATRLVTRAFADSMVNGMVARRMRSLLLQSGFKEVDVQAEAVVVTDGGTYGWVADTVGKAALASPLDPAIVEAWVADQRRRIAEGRFLYASTHFITTARRP
- a CDS encoding adenylate/guanylate cyclase domain-containing protein — encoded protein: MSPDTKRRRLAAILAADIAGYARMMRADEEGTHRRLQAMQKHVVGPAIALHQGRLIRTMGDGMLIEFASAVVAVRCATTILSEAAVRNREQPRDRRFDYRMGIDLGEVTAEEDDVFGECLDIAGRLERLAEPGSLLISGAVHEQARGRLAYEFQDMGFRELKDFGPVQAYRVDAGQSPGTTEAAEPESLTLPDNPSIAVLPFVNLGSEPDQDHFADGLTEDIITGLSRVSQLFVIAHSSMLTYRDKLPDVQRIGRELGIGYLLEGSVRRAGHRLRISCQLIEVATRNHIWAERYDRPLADFFELQDEITRSVVASIKTQVILKEGQAAERRPVSDLGLWDLLKRAWRRLYDATPESLAEAETLTRQAIREDPSCAVAYWILSDAILHQALVGTPEGLPAAALQAQELARHAISLDENDENAHSALGIACLNLGLHDEAVAACRRALEINPNCTVAMGLLGSSLIYSGQPDEGIGYSELAIRASPRDPNNFFRYSDIAGGHFAAGRYPAAIDNAQRAIRLKPGYFEGYVVAAAAQALLGDLKAASQTAGEARRQIPDLTIAGAAATYMFRDPADLDRLKRGLRLAGVPE
- a CDS encoding ATP-binding protein codes for the protein MNAANGQDIEERTVASIDRFALRVVPVTPVTRCAAVYDRFSADVDLIAIPVVEEGTPVGLVYRVEFEHRLAHAYGRALYEKKPIAALMDREPLVVERGIAVEALGHLIASDRPSALLRGFIITDAGRYLALGTALSLLQASLVRSEQRSQELEQAYAAAESANRTKSGFLANMSHELRTPLNAIIGFAECMQDEVMGPLPERYRSYAEDILTSGNHLLGMVNDLLDMAKIEAGRYELRESRIRVADTIDSSIRIMHETAARHGVSVKTENGLGEGLRLKADERAFRQMLLNLLSNAIKFTAAGGAVHIRASDATKGDLLVEVEDNGIGMSDEHQQIALTPFGQVSVNLDRRYEGTGLGLPLVKSLIELHGGRLEIESALGRGTRVGLCFPAHRVERATGDPRKTLPAAE